The following proteins come from a genomic window of Populus nigra chromosome 6, ddPopNigr1.1, whole genome shotgun sequence:
- the LOC133696046 gene encoding omega-3 fatty acid desaturase, chloroplastic-like, whose translation MASWVLSECGLRPLPRVYHQSRTGLTSKTTNLLKIRQLPVSKSYNLGSSFKVSSWSRQRNWALNVAIPVSAPVIEEEDKERESVKGVNEHEGEFFDPGAPPPFKLADIRAAIPKHCWVKNPWRSMSYVVRDVAVVCGLAVVAAYFNNWVVWPLYWFAQGTMFWALFVLGHDCGHGSFSNNPKLNSVVGHLLHSLILVPYHGWRISHRTHHQNHGHVENDESWQPLPEKIYKSLDNVTRTLRFTLPFPMLAYPVYLWSRSPGKKGSHFHPDSDLFAPNERKDVITSTACWTAMAALVACLSFVMGPVQMLKLYGIPYWIFVMWLDLVTYLHHHGHDEKLPWYRGKEWSYLRGGLTTLDRDYGWINNIHHDIGTHVIHHLFPQIPHYHLVEATEAAKPVLGKYYREPKKSGPLPFYLLGTLIRSMKQDHYVSDVGDVLYYQTDPKLYGPEKTE comes from the exons ATGGCTAGCTGGGTTTTATCAGAATGTGGCCTAAGACCCCTTCCTAGAGTTTACCATCAAAGCCGAACTGGCTTAACATCAAAAACTACCAATCTTTTAAAGATTAGACAACTTCCAGTCTCCAAAAGTTACAATCTTGGTTCTTCTTTCAAGGTCTCTAGTTGGTCTAGACAGAGAAACTGGGCATTGAATGTTGCTATTCCGGTTAGTGCTCCAGTAATTGAGGAGGaagataaagaaagagagagcgTTAAGGGTGTTAATGAACATGAAGGTGAATTTTTCGACCCTGGTGCTCCACCACCTTTCAAATTAGCTGATATCAGAGCTGCTATACCAAAGCATTGTTGGGTTAAAAATCCATGGAGATCTATGAGCTATGTCGTGAGAGATGTTGCTGTGGTTTGTGGATTGGCTGTTGTTGCTGCTTACTTCAACAATTGGGTTGTTTGGCCTCTTTACTGGTTTGCTCAGGGGACCATGTTCTGGGCTCTCTTTGTTCTTGGCCATGATTg TGGTCATGGGAGCTTCTCAAATAATCCAAAGCTGAATAGTGTAGTGGGTCATCTCCTTCATTCTTTAATCCTTGTTCCTTATCATGGATG GAGAATTAGCCACAGAACCCATCATCAAAACCATGGACATGTTGAGAATGATGAATCGTGGCAACCA TTGCCTGAGAAAATATACAAGAGTTTGGATAATGTCACAAGAACATTGAGATTCACTTTGCCTTTCCCTATGCTTGCTTACCCTGTTTATCTG TGGAGTAGAAGTCCAGGAAAGAAGGGCTCTCATTTCCATCCAGACAGTGATTTGTTTGCCCCAAATGAGAGGAAAGATGTTATTACCTCAACTGCCTGCTGGACTGCAATGGCAGCATTGGTTGCTTGTTTATCCTTTGTAATGGGTCCTGTCCAAATGCTTAAACTCTATGGCATTCCCTATTGG ATTTTTGTCATGTGGTTGGACTTGGTCACTTACTTGCATCACCATGGACATGATGAGAAACTTCCTTGGTATCGTGGAAAG GAATGGAGCTATCTGAGAGGAGGCCTTACAACCCTTGACCGTGACTATGGATGGATTAACAACATCCACCATGATATCGGGACCCATGTGATTCATCATCTCTTCCCTCAAATCCCCCACTACCACTTAGTCGAAGCA ACAGAAGCAGCTAAGCCTGTACTTGGGAAGTACTACCGAGAACCAAAGAAATCTGGACCTCTTCCGTTTTACTTGCTGGGAACACTTATAAGAAGCATGAAACAAGATCACTATGTTAGTGACGTTGGGGatgttttatattatcaaacagATCCCAAGCTCTATGGACCAGAGAAAACAGAGTGA
- the LOC133697213 gene encoding uncharacterized protein LOC133697213 isoform X2: MFSKFFQRNTSQQQPPPPQQQPPPQTQPQPAEVQDNVSKGVLTPKDINPRIALHYGIPSTASILAFDHIQSLLAIGTLDGRIKVIGGNNIEGLLVSPKQSPFKYLEFLQNQGFLVSVSNENEIQVWDLEQRRIASSLQWESNITAFSVIFCSSYMYVGDEYGMVYVLKYDAEEVKLVPMPYHVPADVAADASGMSSPKNRSVVGVLPQPSSQGNKVLIAYEDGLIIIWDVSEDKVVLVKGNKDLELKCKITADSHKDTGPELSDDISDYQPLEKEIAALCWASTDGSVLAVGYVDGDILLWNLSSTTSAKDMHAAKSSNDVVKLLLSTGDRRLPVIVLHWSAHRSHNDCRGRLFVYGGDAIGSEEALTILSLDWSSGIESLKCTRRVDLTLNGSFADMVLLPSGGDMGTSSTLILTNPGQLNLYNDAGLSSSISLLEKRNYVSSIQYPMVIPTIEPQLTLAKLGLVFRDGKFSKALSEEISSRKLQATHCPRITNWPLTGGVPSQLYDAEKYQVERLYMAGYQDGTVKIWDATYPTFALIYVLGPEVKGINVADADANASVSALEFCSDTLSLAIGNERGMVRLYKLVRSADEMTMKFVTGTEKEVYTLDQGDGPQCTAVFSFLSSPIYALQFANFGTRLAVGFHCSQVALLDTSTSSVLFLTDSLSGSNSPITSLAVRLFSDSSDLINNREDTESKTMEDHVRLEMFVMTKDAHTVVIDGNTGGILCSQSIKSEKELTSPSLYIIGDDLISEMSSGKHVSISSQKSEAKSEPVPDVACSESASLKVDHEASAKASHFKQRVKNFLLLFCCEDALDLYSLNEVDINPIRKVNLMKPCCWSTQFKKDDKDCGVILLYQTGEIEIRSLPDLEVVGESSLMSILRWNFKTNMEKTICSSENAQIILVNGCEFAAISLLACENDFRIPESLPSLHDKLLTAAADATISLSPNQKITQGASSGILGGLIKGFQGSMAEHDVDLFEVCKNNFAHLEGIFSSPPFLKPSIDLVDDQKVVELRIDDIDIDEPLFVSSSSEMMSKNDTKDRGTERERLFEGASTDSQPKLKTADEIKAKYRKEDVSAVAARAKDKLIQRQEKLERLSERTAELQSGAENFGSMANELAKQMEKRKWWNI, encoded by the exons ATGTTTTCCAAATTCTTTCAAAGAAACACCTCACAACAACAACCACCTCCACCTCAGCAACAACCACCACCGCAAACGCAACCGCAACCCGCGGAG GTGCAGGATAATGTGTCAAAGGGAGTATTGACACCTAAAGATATAAATCCACGGATTGCTCTTCACTATGGGATCCCTTCTACTGCTTCTATTTTAGCTTTTGATCACATTCAAAGCCTTTTAGCAATTGGAACACT GGATGGCAGAATAAAAGTGATTGGTGGTAATAACATTGAAGGGCTTCTTGTCTCTCCAAAGCAATCACCCTTTAAATACTTGGAG TTTCTACAAAATCAAGGTTTCCTAGTCAGCGTGTCAAATGAAAATGAGATTCAG GTTTGGGATTTAGAGCAAAGACGGATTGCTTCCTCTTTACAATGGGAGTCCAACATAACTGCATTCTCTGTTATTTTTTGCTCAAGTTACATGTATGTTGGAGATGAGTACGGGATGGTGTATGTGTTAAAGTATGATGCTGAAGAAGTTAAACTTGTACCAATGCCATACCATGTTCCTGCAGATGTAGCAGCTG ATGCATCTGGGATGTCATCACCTAAAAATCGCTCTGTTGTAGGAGTTCTACCCCAACCTTCTTCTCAAGGAAACAA AGTGTTGATTGCATATGAGGATGGATTGATTATTATTTGGGATGTCTCTGAAGATAAAGttgttctagttaaagggaatAAAGATCTTGaattgaaatgtaaaataaCAGCTGATTCTCACAAAGACACCGGACCTGAGCTTTCTGATGATATATCAGACTATCAGCCATTGGAGAAAGAGATAGCTGCCCTCTGTTGGGCATCTACTGATGGGTCAGTTCTTGCCGTGGGTTATGTTGATGGAGATATATTGTTGTGGAACCTATCTAGTACTACTTCTGCTAAAGATATGCATGCTGCAAAATCGTCAAATGATGTTGTTAAGCTGCTGTTATCCACAGGCGACAGAAGACTCCCTGTCATTGTTTTGCATTGGTCTGCACACAGATCGCATAATGACTGTCGTGGCCGTCTATTTGTCTATGGTGGTGATGCAATTGGATCTGAAGAAGCTCTAACG ATTTTGAGCCTTGATTGGTCTTCTGGGATAGAAAGTTTAAAATGCACCAGGCGTGTTGATCTTActcttaatggttcttttgcTGATATGGTTCTTTTACCAAGTGGTGGTGATATGGGAACTTCTAGCACTTTGATATTAACGAATCCAGGACAGCTGAATCTTTATAACGATGCTGGCTTGTCTTCCTCAATATCCCTGCTGGAGAAAAGGAATTATGTTTCTTCTATACAGTACCCTATGGTCATACCTACTATTGAACCACAATTAACTCTGGCAAAACTTGGTCTGGTCTTTAGAGATGGGAAGTTCTCAAAGGCTCTTTCTGAG GAAATTTCTTCTAGAAAACTTCAAGCAACACATTGTCCCAGAATTACAAATTGGCCATTGACTGGTGGAGTTCCCAGCCAACTTTATGATGCAGAAAAGTATCAGGTTGAGAGATTATATATGGCAGGTTACCAAGATGGAACTGTAAAAATATGGGATGCCACCTATCCAACATTTGCGCTCATTTATGTTTTAGGACCTGAG GTCAAAGGTATCAATGTCGCTGATGCTGATGCTAATGCATCAGTATCTGCTTTGGAGTTTTGCTCAGATACCTTAAGTTTAGCTATTGGCAATGAGCGTGGTATG GTTCGTCTATATAAGCTTGTACGGAGTGCTGATGAGATGACTATGAAGTTCGTGACGGGAACTGAAAAAGAGG TCTACACTCTGGACCAAGGGGATGGACCTCAATGTACAGCTGTATTTTCCTTCCTAAGTTCTCCTATATATGCTCTGCAATTTGCAAATTTTGGAACCAGACTTGCTGTGGGATTTCATTGTTCCCAG GTAGCACTGCTCGACACTAGTACATCATCAGTGTTGTTTCTTACTGACAGTCTATCTGGCTCCAATTCACCTATCACTTCTCTGGCTGTGAGATTGTTTTCAGATTCTAGTGACTTAATAAATAATCGAGAGGACACTGAATCCAAAACTATGGAAGATCATGTACGGTTGGAAATGTTTGTTATGACCAAAGATGCCCATACTGTTGTCATAGATGGCAACACTGGTGGTATTCTCTGCTCCCAATCAATAAAATCTGAAAAGGAACTGACTTCACCATCACTGTATATCATAG GTGATGACTTGATCTCCGAAATGTCTAGTGGAAAACATGTATCTATTTCATCTCAGAAAAGCGAAGCTAAAAGTGAACCTGTCCCAGATGTTGCTTGCAGTGAAAGTGCTTCACTTAAAGTTGACCACGAGGCCTCTGCCAAAGCTTCCCATTTTAAGCAGAGAGtcaaaaattttcttcttttgttttgttgtgagGATGCATTGGATTTGTACTCTTTGAATGAG GTGGACATTAATCCTATTCGAAAGGTAAATCTCATGAAACCATGCTGTTGGAGTACACAGTTCAAGAAGGATGATAAAGACTGTGGGGTCATTTTACTCTATCAGACTGGAGAGATTGAAATAAG ATCTTTACCAGATCTTGAAGTGGTTGGAGAAAGCTCTTTAATGTCAATCCTAAGGTGGAACTTCAAGACTAATATGGAGAAGACAATATGTTCATCTGAAAATGCGCAGATTATTctg gtAAATGGGTGTGAATTTGCTGCTATATCTCTTTTGGCCTGTGAAAATGACTTCag GATTCCAGAGTCGTTGCCTAGCCTTCATGATAAACTACTTACAGCTGCTGCTGATGCCACTATCAGTTTATCTCCCAATCAGAAGATAACACAG GGTGCTTCCTCTGGAATTTTAGGTGGTTTGATTAAGGGGTTCCAAGGAAGCATGGCAGAGCACGATGTAGATCTTTTTGAAGTTTGTAAGAATAATTTTGCACATTTAGAGGGCATATTTTCCAGCCCTCCTTTCTTAAAGCCTTCCATCGACCTTGTGGATGACCAAAAAGTTGTGGAGCTTCGTATAG ATGACATTGATATTGATGAGCCTCTATTTGTCTCATCTTCCTCTGAAATGATGAGCAAGAATGATACTAAAG ATAGGGGAACAGAAAGGGAAAGATTATTTGAAGGTGCAAGTACTGATTCACAGCCAAAGCTCAAAACAGCTGATGAAATTAAGGCTAAATATAGGAAGGAG GATGTCTCTGCTGTAGCTGCACGTGCAAAGGATAAGCTCATACAACGCCAGGAGAAGCTTGAG AGGCTCAGTGAGCGTACAGCCGAGTTGCAGAGTGGGGCTGAAAACTTTGGATCAATGGCTAATGAACTTGCCAAGCAAATGGAGAAACGCAAATGGTGGAACATTTGA
- the LOC133697213 gene encoding uncharacterized protein LOC133697213 isoform X1 → MFSKFFQRNTSQQQPPPPQQQPPPQTQPQPAEVQDNVSKGVLTPKDINPRIALHYGIPSTASILAFDHIQSLLAIGTLDGRIKVIGGNNIEGLLVSPKQSPFKYLEFLQNQGFLVSVSNENEIQVWDLEQRRIASSLQWESNITAFSVIFCSSYMYVGDEYGMVYVLKYDAEEVKLVPMPYHVPADVAADASGMSSPKNRSVVGVLPQPSSQGNKVLIAYEDGLIIIWDVSEDKVVLVKGNKDLELKCKITADSHKDTGPELSDDISDYQPLEKEIAALCWASTDGSVLAVGYVDGDILLWNLSSTTSAKDMHAAKSSNDVVKLLLSTGDRRLPVIVLHWSAHRSHNDCRGRLFVYGGDAIGSEEALTILSLDWSSGIESLKCTRRVDLTLNGSFADMVLLPSGGDMGTSSTLILTNPGQLNLYNDAGLSSSISLLEKRNYVSSIQYPMVIPTIEPQLTLAKLGLVFRDGKFSKALSEEISSRKLQATHCPRITNWPLTGGVPSQLYDAEKYQVERLYMAGYQDGTVKIWDATYPTFALIYVLGPEVKGINVADADANASVSALEFCSDTLSLAIGNERGMVRLYKLVRSADEMTMKFVTGTEKEVYTLDQGDGPQCTAVFSFLSSPIYALQFANFGTRLAVGFHCSQVALLDTSTSSVLFLTDSLSGSNSPITSLAVRLFSDSSDLINNREDTESKTMEDHVRLEMFVMTKDAHTVVIDGNTGGILCSQSIKSEKELTSPSLYIIEGDDLISEMSSGKHVSISSQKSEAKSEPVPDVACSESASLKVDHEASAKASHFKQRVKNFLLLFCCEDALDLYSLNEVDINPIRKVNLMKPCCWSTQFKKDDKDCGVILLYQTGEIEIRSLPDLEVVGESSLMSILRWNFKTNMEKTICSSENAQIILVNGCEFAAISLLACENDFRIPESLPSLHDKLLTAAADATISLSPNQKITQGASSGILGGLIKGFQGSMAEHDVDLFEVCKNNFAHLEGIFSSPPFLKPSIDLVDDQKVVELRIDDIDIDEPLFVSSSSEMMSKNDTKDRGTERERLFEGASTDSQPKLKTADEIKAKYRKEDVSAVAARAKDKLIQRQEKLERLSERTAELQSGAENFGSMANELAKQMEKRKWWNI, encoded by the exons ATGTTTTCCAAATTCTTTCAAAGAAACACCTCACAACAACAACCACCTCCACCTCAGCAACAACCACCACCGCAAACGCAACCGCAACCCGCGGAG GTGCAGGATAATGTGTCAAAGGGAGTATTGACACCTAAAGATATAAATCCACGGATTGCTCTTCACTATGGGATCCCTTCTACTGCTTCTATTTTAGCTTTTGATCACATTCAAAGCCTTTTAGCAATTGGAACACT GGATGGCAGAATAAAAGTGATTGGTGGTAATAACATTGAAGGGCTTCTTGTCTCTCCAAAGCAATCACCCTTTAAATACTTGGAG TTTCTACAAAATCAAGGTTTCCTAGTCAGCGTGTCAAATGAAAATGAGATTCAG GTTTGGGATTTAGAGCAAAGACGGATTGCTTCCTCTTTACAATGGGAGTCCAACATAACTGCATTCTCTGTTATTTTTTGCTCAAGTTACATGTATGTTGGAGATGAGTACGGGATGGTGTATGTGTTAAAGTATGATGCTGAAGAAGTTAAACTTGTACCAATGCCATACCATGTTCCTGCAGATGTAGCAGCTG ATGCATCTGGGATGTCATCACCTAAAAATCGCTCTGTTGTAGGAGTTCTACCCCAACCTTCTTCTCAAGGAAACAA AGTGTTGATTGCATATGAGGATGGATTGATTATTATTTGGGATGTCTCTGAAGATAAAGttgttctagttaaagggaatAAAGATCTTGaattgaaatgtaaaataaCAGCTGATTCTCACAAAGACACCGGACCTGAGCTTTCTGATGATATATCAGACTATCAGCCATTGGAGAAAGAGATAGCTGCCCTCTGTTGGGCATCTACTGATGGGTCAGTTCTTGCCGTGGGTTATGTTGATGGAGATATATTGTTGTGGAACCTATCTAGTACTACTTCTGCTAAAGATATGCATGCTGCAAAATCGTCAAATGATGTTGTTAAGCTGCTGTTATCCACAGGCGACAGAAGACTCCCTGTCATTGTTTTGCATTGGTCTGCACACAGATCGCATAATGACTGTCGTGGCCGTCTATTTGTCTATGGTGGTGATGCAATTGGATCTGAAGAAGCTCTAACG ATTTTGAGCCTTGATTGGTCTTCTGGGATAGAAAGTTTAAAATGCACCAGGCGTGTTGATCTTActcttaatggttcttttgcTGATATGGTTCTTTTACCAAGTGGTGGTGATATGGGAACTTCTAGCACTTTGATATTAACGAATCCAGGACAGCTGAATCTTTATAACGATGCTGGCTTGTCTTCCTCAATATCCCTGCTGGAGAAAAGGAATTATGTTTCTTCTATACAGTACCCTATGGTCATACCTACTATTGAACCACAATTAACTCTGGCAAAACTTGGTCTGGTCTTTAGAGATGGGAAGTTCTCAAAGGCTCTTTCTGAG GAAATTTCTTCTAGAAAACTTCAAGCAACACATTGTCCCAGAATTACAAATTGGCCATTGACTGGTGGAGTTCCCAGCCAACTTTATGATGCAGAAAAGTATCAGGTTGAGAGATTATATATGGCAGGTTACCAAGATGGAACTGTAAAAATATGGGATGCCACCTATCCAACATTTGCGCTCATTTATGTTTTAGGACCTGAG GTCAAAGGTATCAATGTCGCTGATGCTGATGCTAATGCATCAGTATCTGCTTTGGAGTTTTGCTCAGATACCTTAAGTTTAGCTATTGGCAATGAGCGTGGTATG GTTCGTCTATATAAGCTTGTACGGAGTGCTGATGAGATGACTATGAAGTTCGTGACGGGAACTGAAAAAGAGG TCTACACTCTGGACCAAGGGGATGGACCTCAATGTACAGCTGTATTTTCCTTCCTAAGTTCTCCTATATATGCTCTGCAATTTGCAAATTTTGGAACCAGACTTGCTGTGGGATTTCATTGTTCCCAG GTAGCACTGCTCGACACTAGTACATCATCAGTGTTGTTTCTTACTGACAGTCTATCTGGCTCCAATTCACCTATCACTTCTCTGGCTGTGAGATTGTTTTCAGATTCTAGTGACTTAATAAATAATCGAGAGGACACTGAATCCAAAACTATGGAAGATCATGTACGGTTGGAAATGTTTGTTATGACCAAAGATGCCCATACTGTTGTCATAGATGGCAACACTGGTGGTATTCTCTGCTCCCAATCAATAAAATCTGAAAAGGAACTGACTTCACCATCACTGTATATCATAG AAGGTGATGACTTGATCTCCGAAATGTCTAGTGGAAAACATGTATCTATTTCATCTCAGAAAAGCGAAGCTAAAAGTGAACCTGTCCCAGATGTTGCTTGCAGTGAAAGTGCTTCACTTAAAGTTGACCACGAGGCCTCTGCCAAAGCTTCCCATTTTAAGCAGAGAGtcaaaaattttcttcttttgttttgttgtgagGATGCATTGGATTTGTACTCTTTGAATGAG GTGGACATTAATCCTATTCGAAAGGTAAATCTCATGAAACCATGCTGTTGGAGTACACAGTTCAAGAAGGATGATAAAGACTGTGGGGTCATTTTACTCTATCAGACTGGAGAGATTGAAATAAG ATCTTTACCAGATCTTGAAGTGGTTGGAGAAAGCTCTTTAATGTCAATCCTAAGGTGGAACTTCAAGACTAATATGGAGAAGACAATATGTTCATCTGAAAATGCGCAGATTATTctg gtAAATGGGTGTGAATTTGCTGCTATATCTCTTTTGGCCTGTGAAAATGACTTCag GATTCCAGAGTCGTTGCCTAGCCTTCATGATAAACTACTTACAGCTGCTGCTGATGCCACTATCAGTTTATCTCCCAATCAGAAGATAACACAG GGTGCTTCCTCTGGAATTTTAGGTGGTTTGATTAAGGGGTTCCAAGGAAGCATGGCAGAGCACGATGTAGATCTTTTTGAAGTTTGTAAGAATAATTTTGCACATTTAGAGGGCATATTTTCCAGCCCTCCTTTCTTAAAGCCTTCCATCGACCTTGTGGATGACCAAAAAGTTGTGGAGCTTCGTATAG ATGACATTGATATTGATGAGCCTCTATTTGTCTCATCTTCCTCTGAAATGATGAGCAAGAATGATACTAAAG ATAGGGGAACAGAAAGGGAAAGATTATTTGAAGGTGCAAGTACTGATTCACAGCCAAAGCTCAAAACAGCTGATGAAATTAAGGCTAAATATAGGAAGGAG GATGTCTCTGCTGTAGCTGCACGTGCAAAGGATAAGCTCATACAACGCCAGGAGAAGCTTGAG AGGCTCAGTGAGCGTACAGCCGAGTTGCAGAGTGGGGCTGAAAACTTTGGATCAATGGCTAATGAACTTGCCAAGCAAATGGAGAAACGCAAATGGTGGAACATTTGA